A stretch of DNA from candidate division WOR-3 bacterium:
TCCCAATCAACTGCTCCATCTCTTTTCAATCTTTTCAAAACTGCCTTGATGGACGATTACGGCAAAAGATTCATCTGTGACGGGATGCTCGGGAAATTATGTAAATTGATGAGGATGTGCGGAATCGACACGGCGTACTCCAACAGAGGCAGGTCGATAATAATTGAGGCAAAAAGAGATAATCGGATAGTATTGACAAAAAACACCCTTTTGAAAAATAAAAATGGAGTACACTTTCTGGAATCAACCGATCCTGCGGTCCAATTGAAAAATATCCTTATATATTATTCTCTGCGGAACGAAATTAAATTGTTCAGCCGATGTATCGAATGCAACTGCAGACTGCAGGTTGTCGACAAAGAAACAGTTAAAGACAAAATTCCTTACTTTACCTATAAAAACTTCAAAGAATTCGCGCAATGCCCTCAATGCCGAAAGGTCTACTGGAAAGGAAGCCATTATAAAAATATGAAGAAAAAAGTCGATGAAATCATCGGTGGGCTTTAATTTGAACTCCCAGAAAAAATATATCAAAAAGATAGGGCTCGCCGCTTCGGTGATCATCATGACAGCCGCAGTGAACTGCTTTCCATATCTCAAAAGTATAAGAAAAAATGTTCTGGTAAGAATAGCTGTTGTATGTAGAGCGGACAGTGTCCGGATCAGCGGGTTCAAAGGAAAAAGATTCTGTAAAAACTACACTGTATTTCCAAACAGTAAACTGCCGCTCTATTTTTCCGCCGGAGACGACGCGGTCGTGGTCAATGGCAAAAGATATCGAGGTGCAGTTGAAGTCGAAGAAATAGGCGGTAAACTCTGGGTGAGGAATATCGTAAATATTGAAGATTATCTAAAAGGAGTTGTTCCCTGTGAGATAGGAAAGATCTTCAGTAAAACGATTGAAGCGGCAAAGGCACAGGCTGTGGCGGCGCGAACCTATGCCTATGCACATCTTGGACAGCATGAGGAACTGGGATTCGATCTCTACGCGACGGTCCAGGACCAGGTCTACAACGGAATTTCTTGTGAAAGCGATTTCACCACCCTTGCGGTGGAACAAACAAAAGGACAAATTCTGGTATATCACAACAGGCCCATTGAGGCGAAATATCATTCGACATGCGGCGGAAGAACCGCGGACTTCAATGATGCCTGGCCCGGTACACCTCCGCCTTATCTGCAAAGTGTAAAATGCCCATACTGCAAAAAAAGTCCCCATTATGCCTGGCAAAAAATATTCACCAGGAAAGAGTTTTTCATTCACCTGAGAAACGGGCTGAAAAAGATCAGCAGGGACATTCCGGATGACGAATTGATCAAGAAACTGCTCTTTGTGAAGAACAAGAGAAGTAAACGTGTAAAGAGAATGATTATCCTTACAGAAAAAAACAAATATACCATTCCGGGATATGAAATCCGACGGGTTTTCGGAGATGATCATGATCCCGGCGGTTTATTAAAATCAAATTTCATAGAATTGAAGAGCAGAGGAGACAGTATAATAATCGAAGGAAAGGGATTCGGTCACGGCGTGGGGATGTGCCAATTCGGTGCCCTTGAAATGGCTGAACAAGGAAAAACTTACCGGGAAATACTCTATCACTACTTTCCGGGAACGAAGATCATCAAGATAAGATAATAGCTACTCAGTATCCTTTCAAATTACCTCTTGACAAATAAAAAATATTGAATAAAATTGTTAAAATATGAAAAAGGAGGAATGATGAAGAAGTTTCTGGTACTTTTAGGAATCATAGTGCTTTTTGTTGCATGTGACTATGCAAAGGAGTCGACTGAATTATACCCCGATGTAGAAATAACCTATATGAATCCAATAGGCTGGTATACCTCAGATGGTGATACGGTAGTTGCCGCAACCATTGAACAGATAAACTTTGTCCCGGAGAACTCAGTGGACTGCTATTTAACAAAAGTAATCTGGGAATATTACGATGAAGGAAACAATATCTTCTATGGTCCAGAAGAAATGGCGCTCTATCTGAAAATCGAAGGTAAAGTCGATGAAGAAAGTTGTTCCGACACCTTCTATATCTATAATCTACAATTACCCCTGGCGCCGGTGTGGTATCATCTTGATGCTGGTCAATCAGCTGAAGCAAGATTACATTTTGTCTTTGTGGATGAATATTGGGGAAGCAGAACTGATACTGTAACCGCATGGTTCGGATTCTACATGTGGCCTGACTCAACAGGTGCAATCGTTCCTGAACAAATTCACTAAAAAAATTCATCAGAAAAAGGAAAGATAAAAATTAAAGGGCTGCTTGAAGCAGCCCTTTTTATTTTTGGAAAGGTCTAAGCGGCATGAAACATCTTCTTTAATGCCTTCTCCAGGATATCCAGACCCGTCTGCATCTCATCCTCATTAATAACCAGGGACGGAATCAACCTGACCGCTGATTCACCCGCTCCCAACAGCAGCAATCCCTGTTTGAACGCCTCATAGACAACTGCATTACGCTTATCTGTAACCGGGGTTCTGGTATCTTTATCAGCGACAAGTTCTATGCCGATCATCAGTCCTTTGCCGCGCACCTCACCGATGAAATCATATCTTTTTTCCAATTCTTTAAGCCGCTGCATTGCAAGCAAACCGATGCGGTGTGCGTTCTCAATCAAACCGTTCTCCAAAAGTTCGATCGTCTTCAACGCCGCTGCGCAGGAAACAGGGTTTCCGCCGAAAGTGGAACCGTGGGACCCGGGCTGCCAGTCCATAATCCCGGCATTCGCCACACAGGCGCCGAGTGGCAGTCCTGAGGCGATTCCTTTAGCAATACAATAAACATCCGCTTTGGTGTTGAAGTGCTCGATAGCAAACATCCGGCCTGTCCTGCCCATACCCGCCTGCACCTCGTCATCGACGAGGAGAATATCGTATTTCCTGCACAGTTTTCTTATGGCCGGGATGAATCCACCCGGCGGCACGATATATCCTCCTTCTCCCTGAATCGGTTCAAGAAAGAGGGCGGCGACTTCTTCGGCTGGTATGATTTTTTTGAAAACGACATCTTCTATATATTTTACACACTCCAGATTACAGGAAGGATACTTGGAGTGAAAAGGACACCGAAAACAATAGGCATAAGGAATATGAGTCACTTCCGGCAACAGCGGAGCAAAGAATTTTCTCTGGATTGATTTTGAACAGGTCAGGGATAAAGCGCCGAAGGTCCTGCCGTGAAAAGCACCGGTGAAAGCAACGTATCTGGGCCTTCTGGTATGATAACGGGTGAGCTTCATCGCACACTCGACCGCCTCGGCACCCGAGTTACAGAAAAAGACTTTTTTATTCTTGGCTCCGGGAACTATCTCGGCAAGTTTTTCCGCCAGGGCGGTTTGAACAGAATAATAAAAGTCAGTGCCTGACATATGGATAAACTTTTCCGCCTGTTTCTTGATGACCTCGGTTATCAACGGATTACCGTGACCTGAAGCAAGAACTCCGATGCCTGATGTGAAATCAAGAAAAAGATTACCGTCCACATCAGTAACCCAGACTCCGTCCCCACGCTCAATGACGAGCGGGTAACCCCGCGTATAAGACGGCGATACGTACCTGCTGTCTCGACGTAGCACATCTTTTGCTTTTGGACCGGGTAATTTGGTCTTTATTTTAGGTCTCTTCATATTATTTTTTCTCTCCGTCTTTCCTTCAAACTAATCCCAGGTGTCGATCTGTGCCTTCTGCAGTGTTCCTGAATAGTCGATATAGATTGATTTTATTTCAGTGAATATCTCATAAGCTGTCCAGCCGCCTTCCCGATGGCCGTTACCCGTGTTCTTCATGCCGCCGAACGGCAGATGGCACTCCGCACCTATTGTCGGCGCATTAATATACACAATTCCGGTTTCCGCGAGCTCAATCGCCTTGTGCGCCTTTCTTAAATCATTGGTATATATGCTCGATGACAGACCATAAACAGTTCCGTTGAGTATCTCCATGGCATTTTCGAAATTCTTTGCTTTGATTACCGAAAGTACAGGACCGAATATTTCTTCCTGTGCTATCCTCATTGTGGGCAGGACGTCGATGAAGATCGTCGGTTTATAAAACCAGCCTTTGGCGCACTCTCCCTCGTTATAGCTCTCACCTCCGGTAATAAGTTTTGCTCCCTCTTTCTTGCCAATTTCGACATAAGAGTGAATACTGTCACGCTGAGACTCACTGACCACCGGACCGACATCAACCTCTTCATTCAAACCGTTGCCTAGTTTCAAAGACTCTGCTTTATGTTTCAACATCTCTATGAATTTATCATAGATCGGCTCTTCAAGGATCAATCGGGACGTCGCGGTGCAGCGCTGTCCTGTAGTACCAAAAGCACCCCATAAGACACCTTCAAGGGCGAGTTCTAAATCCGCATCCTGTAATACAACCTGACCGTTCTTACCGCCCAGTTCAAGTGAACATCGCTTTAATGTCTTGCCGCATACCTCACCGATTCTCCTGCCGATCTCCGAAGATCCGGTAAAAGAAATTCCCACGATCTCTTTATGATTCAAAAGAGCCTCTCCGATTTCACCACCACCACCGTAAACCACATTGAGTACACCATCGGGAACACCTGCTTCCTGTAAAATCTCAGCAAGTTCTCCGACACACGCCGGCGTATATGTCGCAGGTTTGATCACCGCGGTATTTCCACTCAGGATGCAGGGAAAAATCTTCCAGGATGGTATCGCAATAGGGAAATTCCAGGGCGTAATCAACCCCCAAACCCCCATCGGCTCACGCTTTGTGATGCAGGATTTATCTGATAATTCCGAAGGTAATGTATACCCGAAGTATTTCCTTCCCTGAACCGAAGCGTAGAGTGCCGTATCGATTCCTTCCTGAGTGTCGCCGCGTGTCTCTTTGATCACCTTGCCCATTTCACGGGTCATAAGCTGAGAAAGTTCTTCTTTCTTTTCGATCATCTTTTCAGCAACACGCCGCATGATTTCAGAACGCTTGGGCCAGGGTACGGCACGCCATTTTTTATATGCCTTCTTCGCCGCTTCAACTGCCATATTAAGATCTTCCACATTGGATTTAGGAAATAGACCGATAACCTCATCCCAATTGGCTGGATTCCGATTCTCAAATGTCCTGCCTGAACTGGAATCGACTAATTTACCATTAATAAAATTTTTATATGTTTTCATAAAGCCTCCTTTTTATGAATTCTATAAGATATTACATAGAACGCACTCAGCCGATTTCTTCTCTTCTTCTCTCCGGTCTTGAGTACCATTATAGCTATTTTTCAGAGTAAGTCAACGACTTTCAAAACTGGGTCCTCTCCACTTTTTTATCATCCCTCCGCCCGCTCTTTTGTCATTCTGAAGGAGTCTGCCCCAAGCAGACGACTGAAGAATCTCAATGACTAATGACTGATAAAAATTCTTCGTTTCACTCAGAATGACAGAGAAAGAAGACAAACTCAGACGTTGTCCTGAGTGTAACGAAAG
This window harbors:
- a CDS encoding aldehyde dehydrogenase family protein → MKTYKNFINGKLVDSSSGRTFENRNPANWDEVIGLFPKSNVEDLNMAVEAAKKAYKKWRAVPWPKRSEIMRRVAEKMIEKKEELSQLMTREMGKVIKETRGDTQEGIDTALYASVQGRKYFGYTLPSELSDKSCITKREPMGVWGLITPWNFPIAIPSWKIFPCILSGNTAVIKPATYTPACVGELAEILQEAGVPDGVLNVVYGGGGEIGEALLNHKEIVGISFTGSSEIGRRIGEVCGKTLKRCSLELGGKNGQVVLQDADLELALEGVLWGAFGTTGQRCTATSRLILEEPIYDKFIEMLKHKAESLKLGNGLNEEVDVGPVVSESQRDSIHSYVEIGKKEGAKLITGGESYNEGECAKGWFYKPTIFIDVLPTMRIAQEEIFGPVLSVIKAKNFENAMEILNGTVYGLSSSIYTNDLRKAHKAIELAETGIVYINAPTIGAECHLPFGGMKNTGNGHREGGWTAYEIFTEIKSIYIDYSGTLQKAQIDTWD
- a CDS encoding acetyl ornithine aminotransferase family protein, with product MKRPKIKTKLPGPKAKDVLRRDSRYVSPSYTRGYPLVIERGDGVWVTDVDGNLFLDFTSGIGVLASGHGNPLITEVIKKQAEKFIHMSGTDFYYSVQTALAEKLAEIVPGAKNKKVFFCNSGAEAVECAMKLTRYHTRRPRYVAFTGAFHGRTFGALSLTCSKSIQRKFFAPLLPEVTHIPYAYCFRCPFHSKYPSCNLECVKYIEDVVFKKIIPAEEVAALFLEPIQGEGGYIVPPGGFIPAIRKLCRKYDILLVDDEVQAGMGRTGRMFAIEHFNTKADVYCIAKGIASGLPLGACVANAGIMDWQPGSHGSTFGGNPVSCAAALKTIELLENGLIENAHRIGLLAMQRLKELEKRYDFIGEVRGKGLMIGIELVADKDTRTPVTDKRNAVVYEAFKQGLLLLGAGESAVRLIPSLVINEDEMQTGLDILEKALKKMFHAA
- a CDS encoding SpoIID/LytB domain-containing protein, encoding MKSSVGFNLNSQKKYIKKIGLAASVIIMTAAVNCFPYLKSIRKNVLVRIAVVCRADSVRISGFKGKRFCKNYTVFPNSKLPLYFSAGDDAVVVNGKRYRGAVEVEEIGGKLWVRNIVNIEDYLKGVVPCEIGKIFSKTIEAAKAQAVAARTYAYAHLGQHEELGFDLYATVQDQVYNGISCESDFTTLAVEQTKGQILVYHNRPIEAKYHSTCGGRTADFNDAWPGTPPPYLQSVKCPYCKKSPHYAWQKIFTRKEFFIHLRNGLKKISRDIPDDELIKKLLFVKNKRSKRVKRMIILTEKNKYTIPGYEIRRVFGDDHDPGGLLKSNFIELKSRGDSIIIEGKGFGHGVGMCQFGALEMAEQGKTYREILYHYFPGTKIIKIR